From the genome of Xiphophorus couchianus chromosome 6, X_couchianus-1.0, whole genome shotgun sequence, one region includes:
- the psmb11a gene encoding proteasome subunit beta type-11a: protein MALEDICCFKDKPAQQLFPFPALETDYHNLELERLKTSQTNWGDPQHIFIPPFPQATPFISRRTSRFRPPNHALTVQRPFPLSHGTTTLGFIFQGGVIAAADTRASAGGLVACPAVHKITPIHSHLVVTSSGSGADCMLWERILIREIRLYELRHKRRLSIRASAKLLSFMLHPFKGTDVCVALTLCGWEKEGGSSGLVHNFGNQSLVTDVSSSGTAGNTSAADPLSPNSGPQVIYVCSDGARLQGDIISVGSGSPYAYGVLDGGLSWGLSKEEAISLAREAVFRATHRDAYSGNNVDLFHIDAQGWIQRPREDLKEEYYRELERRSKRRREKKKRDTIESS, encoded by the coding sequence ATGGCTCTGGAAGATATTTGTTGCTTCAAAGACAAGCCTGCACAGCAATTGTTTCCTTTTCCAGCTTTGGAGACAGATTATCACAACCTTGAGTTGGAAAGACTGAAGACATCTCAGACAAACTGGGGGGATCCACAGCACATTTTCATACCACCTTTCCCACAAGCCACTCCATTCATCAGCAGACGCACGTCTCGTTTCAGACCACCAAACCATGCGCTGACCGTGCAAAGGCCTTTCCCTCTGTCTCATGGAACAACAACCTTGGGTTTCATTTTCCAAGGTGGTGTAATTGCAGCAGCAGACACACGTGCCAGCGCGGGTGGCCTTGTTGCATGTCCGGCTGTACACAAGATCACCCCTATTCACTCCCATTTAGTGGTCACCTCCTCAGGCAGTGGTGCAGACTGCATGCTTTGGGAGCGCATCCTGATCAGAGAGATCAGACTATATGAACTGCGGCATAAGCGTCGACTCTCCATAAGAGCTTCTGCCAAGCTTCTTTCCTTTATGTTGCATCCATTTAAAGGGACTGATGTGTGTGTGGCACTCACTCTGTGCGGTTGGGAAAAGGAAGGAGGGAGCTCTGGGCTGGTTCACAACTTTGGCAACCAATCTCTTGTGACTGATGTAAGCTCTTCAGGCACTGCCGGCAACACTTCAGCAGCAGATCCGCTATCCCCAAACAGTGGTCCACAAGTTATCTACGTGTGCAGCGATGGCGCCCGACTGCAAGGAGATATCATCTCTGTTGGATCAGGGTCTCCTTATGCTTACGGAGTCCTGGATGGGGGTCTGAGTTGGGGTTTGAGTAAAGAAGAAGCCATCTCCTTGGCAAGAGAAGCAGTTTTCAGAGCCACTCATAGGGATGCCTACTCTGGAAACAATGTGGATCTTTTTCACATCGATGCCCAGGGTTGGATCCAAAGACCAAGGGAGGACCTGAAAGAAGAATATTACAGAGAGTTGGAGAGAAGGTCCAAGcgcagaagagaaaagaaaaagagagatacAATAGAAAGCAGTTAG
- the prmt5 gene encoding protein arginine N-methyltransferase 5: MAPVSPNDGARRSPLFSRTEAMASASTGSRVSCGRDLNCVPEIADTLAAVAKLGFDFLCMPLFHPRFKRESELEPAKSRSGAQTRSDLLLCGRDWNTLIVGKLSQWVDADSELETERRNSEAALTQELNFSAYLGLPVFMIPLKGPNNANLARMLLNHIHTGHHTSNFWIRVPLMAPEDMRDDLIENEPTVCLDETSADEKTWSWWHSFRTLCDYNKRICLAIEVGADMPSDAVIDKWLGEPIKAAVLPTSIFLTNKKGFPVLSKAHQRIIFRLFKLEAQFIFTGASRHTEKDFRSYLQYLEYLNQNRPAPNAYELFAKGYEDYLQSPLQPLMDNLESQTYEVFEKDPIKYSQYQQAVYKCLLDRVPEEQKDTNVQVLMVLGAGRGPLVNASLRAARQADRKLRVYAVEKNPNAVITLENWRFEEWGDQVTVVSCDMREWEAPEKADIIVSELLGSFGDNELSPECLDGAQHFLKDDGVSIPCSYTSYLAPLSSSKLYNEVRGCRERDKDPECHFETPYVVRLHNFHQLAEPKPCFTFTHPTKDMNNNRYQCLRFSVDCNSVLHGFAGYFETILYKDVTLSIKPDTHSPGMFSWFPILFPLKQPIIISRDDDIVVRFWRCNNGKKVWYEWAVTEPSCSAIHNPAGRSYTIGL; the protein is encoded by the exons ATGGCGCCAGTTTCCCCGAACGACGGAGCAAGACGGTCCCCACTGTTCAGTCGGACAGAAGCCATGGCGTCCGCCAGTACGGGGAGCAGAGTGTCCTGTGGGAGAGATTTGAATTGCGTGCCAGAGATAGCTGACACGTTAGCTGCGGTCGCCAAACTCGG GTTTGACTTCCTGTGCATGCCCCTGTTCCACCCGAGGTTCAAGAGAGAGTCTGAGTTGGAGCCCGCTAAGTCCAGATCCGGAGCCCAGACCCGTTCAGACCTGCTGCTTTGTGGAAGAG ACTGGAATACTCTGATTGTTGGGAAGCTCTCCCAATGGGTCGACGCGGATTCAGAATTAGAGACGGAACGGAGGAACTCGGAAGCT GCTCTCACACAGGAACTGAACTTCTCAGCCTACCTGGGTCTGCCTGTCTTCATGATCCCTTTGAAGGGCCCCAATAATGCCAATCTGGCCCGAATGCTGCTAAACCACATCCACACTGGACACCACACCTCAAAC TTCTGGATCCGCGTCCCGTTGATGGCCCCAGAAGACATGCGGGATGACCTGATCGAGAACGAACCGACCGTTTGCTTAGACGAGACGAGTGCAGATGAAAAAACCTGGAGCTG GTGGCACTCATTCAGAACCCTCTGTGATTACAACAAGAGGATCTGTCTTG CGATTGAAGTGGGAGCAGACATGCCGTCAGACGCTGTGATCGATAAGTGGCTGGGAGAGCCAATCAAAGCAGCTGTGCTTCCCACTAGCATCTTCCTAACCAATAAGAAAGGCTTCCCTGTTTTGTCTAAGGCCCATCAGAGGATAATCTTCCGGCTTTTTAAG TTGGAGGCTCAATTTATCTTCACAGGCGCCAGTCGGCACACTGAGAAGGACTTCAGGTCCTACCTGCAATACCTGGAATACCTCAACCAGAACAGGCCTGCGCCCAACGCCTATGAGCTGTTTGCCAAAGGCTACGAAGACTACCTGCAGTCACCTCTACAG CCCCTCATGGACAACCTGGAGTCTCAGACATATGAAGTATTTGAGAAGGATCCCATTAAATATTCTCAGTACCAACAG GCTGTATATAAATGTCTTTTGGACAGAGTACCAGAAGAGCAGAAAGACACTAATGTTCA ggTGTTGATGGTGTTGGGTGCAGGAAGGGGTCCTCTGGTCAATGCATCCCTGCGCGCTGCCAGACAGGCAGACCGAAAGCTGAGAGTATATGCTGTTGAGAAAAACCCCAATGCTGTAATCAC ATTGGAGAACTGGCGCTTCGAGGAGTGGGGCGACCAGGTGACTGTGGTGTCATGTGACATGCGGGAGTGGGAAGCACCAGAGAAAGCCGATATCATCGTCAGCGAGCTGCTGGGCTCGTTTGGCGACAATGAGCTCTCCCCCGAGTGCTTGGATGGAGCGCAGCACTTTCTCAAAG ACGATGGAGTCAGCATCCCCTGTTCCTACACGTCCTACCTGGCTCCCCTGTCTTCCTCCAAGCTGTACAACGAAGTCCGAGGGTGCCGGGAACGCGACAAGGACCCAGAGTGTCATTTTGAGACGCCATACGTTGTGCGACTCCATAACTTCCACCAGCTAGCGGAACCTAAACCCTGCTTCACATTTACACACCCCACAAAAG acATGAACAATAACCGGTACCAGTGTCTTCGCTTCTCTGTGGATTGCAACTCTGTGCTCCATGGCTTCGCAGGCTACTTTGAAACCATTCTCTACAAAGATGTCACACTTA GTATAAAACCAGACACGCATTCGCCTGGAATGTTCTCCTGGTTTCCCATTCTGTTCCCACTCAAA CAACCCATCATTATATCCCGAGACGATGACATCGTTGTGCGATTCTGGCGCTGCAACAATGGGAAGAAGGTTTGGTACGAGTGGGCAGTGACGGAGCCCTCCTGCTCTGCCATCCACAATCCAGCCGGCCGCTCCTACACCATCGGCCTGTGA
- the psmb5 gene encoding proteasome subunit beta type-5 has translation MALASVLSSDCPDFSSDYRQPFAFGCGSGQNEGESEAGPGESLSFSVKNSLLAGDEDGVERKIEFLHGTTTLAFKFQNGVIVAVDSRATAGSYIASQTVKKVIEINPYLLGTMAGGAADCSFWERLLARQCRIYELRNKERISVAAASKLLANMVYQYKGMGLSMGTMVCGWDKRGPGLYYVDSEGNRVCGDLFAVGSGSMYAYGVMDSGLRHSLSVEEACELGRRAIYQATYRDAYSGGQVNLYHVHSEGWTRVSQTDVLTLHQQYKEQA, from the exons ATGGCTCTTGCTAGTGTGTTAAGTAGTGATTGTCCGGATTTTTCGTCTGATTATCGGCAGCCGTTCGCTTTCGGCTGCGGATCCGGACAGAACGAAGGAGAATCTGAAGCTGGACCGGGGGAAAGTCTCAGTTTTTCCGTTAAGAACTCTTTGCTCGCTGGGGATGAAGATGGCGTTGAGAGGAAAATAGAGTTTCTGCACGGCACAACCACATTAGCGTTTAAA TTCCAGAATGGAGTTATTGTGGCGGTGGACTCTCGGGCCACGGCGGGCTCCTACATCGCCTCGCAGACGGTGAAGAAGGTGATCGAGATCAACCCTTACCTCCTGGGGACCATGGCCGGAGGCGCCGCAGACTGCAGCTTCTGGGAGCGCCTGCTCGCCCGTCAGTGCCGCATCTACGAGCTGCGCAACAAAGAGCGCATCTCTGTGGCGGCCGCCTCGAAGCTGCTGGCCAACATGGTGTACCAGTACAAAGGCATGGGACTCAGCATGGGCACCATGGTATGTGGCTGGGACAAGAGAGGACCTG GGCTGTACTACGTTGACTCGGAGGGCAATCGGGTGTGCGGCGACCTGTTCGCGGTGGGCTCAGGCTCCATGTACGCCTACGGCGTAATGGACAGCGGCCTGCGGCACAGCCTCAGTGTGGAGGAGGCTTGCGAGCTGGGCCGCCGTGCCATCTACCAGGCGACGTACCGTGACGCCTACAGCGGAGGGCAGGTCAACTTGTACCACGTCCACAGCGAAGGTTGGACACGGGTCTCCCAGACCGACGTGCTGACGCTGCACCAGCAGTACAAAGAGCAAGCGTAA
- the ap1g2 gene encoding AP-1 complex subunit gamma-like 2, with amino-acid sequence MSPSVPLQEMIRAIRSARTQCEERGVIQRECAAIRAQFRQTDNGGRSHNLAKLLYVHMLGYPAHFGQMECVRMIASPRYSEKRVGYLGAMMLLDEKQDASLLITNSIKNDLSHSNQYVQSLALCTLACMGSAEMCRDLAPEIDRLLRSSNSYIKKKAALCAVHIVRKVHELGELFVPSARSLLSEKNHGVLHGAVVLITELCERSPETLERFRKAVPDLVQIMKGLVISGYSPDHDVAGVSDPFLQVRILRLLRILGRNNEAASDAMNDLLAQVATNTDSTKTVGNAVLYETVLSVLDIKSESGLRVLAVNILGRFLLNNDRNIRYIAMTSLQKIVSTDHNAVQRHRGTIVDCLKDQDASVKRRALELSLALVSASNIRSMMKELLIFLSSCPPELRAHAASGIFNAAERYAPSKRWHIDTILHVLTTAGGDVRDETVPNLIQLITNTSELHCYTVHKLYRALLTDISQQPLVQVACWCIGEYGDLLLKGECQETEAVQVTEDDVLDALEIVLQSHMSTPTTRGFALTATMKLSTRITDNVDRIRSVVSIYGSCIDVELQQRAVEYNALFKKYDHMRAAVLERMPVIQKNSLGQTNGELSEEPIKESQPGKVKQEEMALPQQPAGQVCDLLDLLGGSQEPLQPSSSVGGSASAQLTAAPTSAGGDLLDLLGGFEPTPLAPAPTVTVYEKNGVTLTLSCERQSESGLTVTLTASNSTDSDISSFTLQAAVPKSVQLQMRAPSRDSLPAHGGAKLTQLVVLNNPNKVNLKMRIRVSYTCQGSVVQDTVQVDSFPGL; translated from the exons ATGTCTCCATCAGTCCCGCTGCAGGAGATGATCCGAGCCATCAGGTCAGCCAGGACCCAGTGTGAGGAGCGGGGGGTCATCCAGAGGGAGTGTGCCGCCATCCGGGCCCAGTTCAGACAAACCGACAACGGCGGGCGGTCGCACAACCTGGCCAAGCTGCTCTACGTGCACATGCTGGGCTACCCTGCTCACTTTGGTCAG ATGGAGTGCGTTCGGATGATCGCCAGCCCGCGCTACAGCGAGAAGCGCGTGGGGTACCTGGGAGCGATGATGCTCCTGGACGAGAAGCAGGATGCGAGCCTGCTCATCACAAACTCTATAAAGAA CGACTTGTCTCATAGCAACCAGTACGTGCAGTCTCTGGCTCTGTGCACGCTGGCCTGTATGGGTTCAGCTGAGATGTGCAGGGATCTGGCCCCAGAGATCGACAGACTGCTACGCTCCTCCAACtcttacataaagaaaaag GCTGCTTTATGTGCCGTTCACATTGTGAGGAAAGTCCATGAACTAGGAGAGCTCTTTGTCCCGTCAGCTCGCTCCCTCCTCTCTGAGAAGAACCACG GTGTGTTACATGGAGCCGTTGTGCTCATTACTGAACTGTGTGAGCGCAGCCCAGAAACGCTGGAGCGCTTCAGGAAG GCAGTCCCAGATCTAGTTCAGATCATGAAAGGCCTGGTGATTTCAGGGTATTCTCCGGACCACGATGTGGCAGGAGTCAGTGATCCATTCCTACAG GTACGCATCCTAAGGTTGCTGAGGATCCTCGGTCGGAACAACGAAGCAGCAAGTGACGCCATGAACGACCTCCTAgctcag gtaGCGACCAACACAGACAGTACCAAGACTGTGGGCAACGCTGTGCTCTATGAAACCGTTCTCTCTGTACTAGACATAAAGTCAGAGAGCGGCCTCAGA GTTTTGGCTGTAAACATCCTGGGAAGATTCCTCCTGAATAATGACAGGAACATTCG ATATATTGCCATGACCTCTCTTCAGAAGATCGTTTCGACAGACCACAATGCGGTGCAGCGGCACCGTGGGACCATTGTAGACTGCCTGAAGGACCAGGATGCATCTGTCAAGCG GCGTGCTTTGGAGCTGTCCCTGGCTTTGGTGTCGGCCTCCAACATCCGCTCCATGATGAAGGAACTGctcatcttcctctcctcctgccCCCCCGAGCTCAGGGCTCATGCTGCCAGCGGCATATTTAACGCTGCTGAAAG GTATGCACCTTCCAAACGCTGGCACATTGACACCATCCTGCATGTTCTCACCACG GCAGGGGGCGATGTCAGAGATGAAACTGTGCCCAACCTGATTCAGCTCATCACCAACACCTCAGAGCTGCACTGCTACACCGTCCACAAGCTCTACCGGGCACTGCTCACCGACATCTCTCAG CAACCCCTGGTCCAGGTGGCTTGCTGGTGTATAGGAGAGTATGGAGACCTGCTGCTGAAAGGAGAGTGTCAGGAGACAGAAGCTGTGCAG GTGACGGAGGACGACGTCCTGGACGCTTTAGAGATAGTTTTACAGTCGCACATGTCGACTCCAACGACCAGAGGCTTCGCTCTCACCGCCACCATGAAACTGAGCACACGCATCACAGACAATGTgga TCGGATCAGGAGCGTCGTCAGCATCTACGGAAGCTGCATAGACGTGGAGCTCCAGCAGAGGGCGGTTGAATACAATGCACTCTTCAAGAAGTATGACCACATGAG GGCGGCTGTGCTGGAGAGGATGCCTGTGATTCAGAAAAACTCTCTGGGTCAAACCAACGGAGAGCTTAGTGAGGAACCCATCAAGGAGAGCCAACCAGGAAAGGTCAAACAGGAAGAGATGGCTCTCCCACAACAACCAGCTGGACAG GTGTGTGACCTCTTGGACCTGCTGGGGGGTTCTCAGGAACCTCTGCAGCCCAGCTCATCAGTCGGTGGCTCAGCATCAGCACAGCTCACTGCTGCCCCCACCAGCGCTGGAGGAGATCTCCTGGATCTGCTGGGTGGGTTCGAGCCCACTCCTCTGGCCCCAG CTCCCACTGTGACGGTGTATGAGAAAAATGGTGTGACTTTGACGCTAAGCTGCGAACGACAGTCGGAGTCGGGCCTGACGGTCACGCTCACCGCCTCCAACTCCACCGACTCAGACATCAGCAGCTTCACCTTGCAAGCTGCGGTGCCCAAG AGTGTGCAGTTACAAATGAGGGCCCCGAGCAGAGACTCCCTTCCTGCACATGGTGGCGCTAAACTGACCCAGCTGGTGGTCCTCAACAACCCCAACAAG